The following proteins are co-located in the Primulina tabacum isolate GXHZ01 chromosome 11, ASM2559414v2, whole genome shotgun sequence genome:
- the LOC142519931 gene encoding transcription factor bHLH84 isoform X2, with amino-acid sequence MPSSFVSPAPDCKDKSVEVDESAMYSSQENALTHSFSIGNTNYNEDTAIFFPSVSHDNYYSCASQQFFVSNNSLMTMDYSMTETKNNGSRVCFLSNNVMEADGFLDREQRKLHETPVPEPISEDKFGVPSEMCKKRSRLPGEARTEDQSNRSIKFKKFPKLDDNHHENNYNDNTSTATLKHRTNSWCSEDQSIAPLEHTHGVTSTSIPKCDRVQNSNGKTRASRGSATDPQSLYARKRRDRINQRLRILQGLVPSGTKVDISTMLEEAVQYVKFLQLQIKLLNSDDLWMYAPIAYNGMDIGLDLKIPYPETQS; translated from the exons ATGCCAAGTAGTTTTGTTTCGCCTGCTCCCGACTGCAAAGACAAATCGGTTGAGGTTGATGAAAGTGCGATGTACTCATCACAAGAAAATGCTCTCACACATTCTTTTTCAATAGGGAATACTAATTATAACGAAGATACTGCTATCTTTTTCCCCTCTGTAAGTCATGACAATTACTACTCCTGTGCCTCTCAACAATTTTTTGTGTCCAACAACAGTTTAATGACCATGGATTATTCTATGACGGAGACTAAGAACAATGGCTCCcgagtttgttttctttctaaTAATGTGATGGAAGCTGACGGCTTCTTAGACCGGGAG CAAAGAAAGCTGCATGAAACACCGGTGCCGGAACCGATTAGTGAAGATAAATTCGGTGTCCCTTCAGAGATGTGCAAGAAAAGGTCACGACTTCCTGGAGAAGCAAGAACAGAA GATCAAAGTAACAGGAGcataaaattcaagaagttCCCGAAGCTAGACGACAATCATCATGAAAACAACTACAATGATAATACCAGTACTGCAACTTTAAAGCACCGCACTAACAGCTGGTGCTCGGAGGATCAGTCCATTGCTCCGCTTGAGCATACTCATGGGGTGACTTCAACTTCAATCCCAAAGTGTGATCGAGTTCAAAACTCAAACGGAAAGACACGAGCCAGTAGGGGTTCAGCAACTGATCCTCAGAGCCTCTATGCTAGG AAAAGAAGAGATAGAATAAATCAGAGATTGAGAATCTTGCAGGGCCTTGTCCCTAGTGGAACCAAG GTTGACATCAGCACAATGCTTGAAGAGGCTGTCCAATATGTAAAATTTTTGCAACTTCAGATTAAG CTTTTGAACTCTGATGATCTATGGATGTATGCTCCAATTGCCTACAATGGAATGGACATCGGGCTCGATCTCAAAATCCCATACCCGGAAACGCAATCCTAA
- the LOC142519931 gene encoding transcription factor bHLH84 isoform X3 — protein sequence MTMDYSMTETKNNGSRVCFLSNNVMEADGFLDREVSNDSLMSDEKLPGDVLEGNNLQQRKLHETPVPEPISEDKFGVPSEMCKKRSRLPGEARTEDQSNRSIKFKKFPKLDDNHHENNYNDNTSTATLKHRTNSWCSEDQSIAPLEHTHGVTSTSIPKCDRVQNSNGKTRASRGSATDPQSLYARKRRDRINQRLRILQGLVPSGTKVDISTMLEEAVQYVKFLQLQIKLLNSDDLWMYAPIAYNGMDIGLDLKIPYPETQS from the exons ATGACCATGGATTATTCTATGACGGAGACTAAGAACAATGGCTCCcgagtttgttttctttctaaTAATGTGATGGAAGCTGACGGCTTCTTAGACCGGGAGGTCAGTAATGACAGTTTGATGTCTGATGAGAAATTACCCGGTGATGTTCTTGAAGGCAACAACTTGCAGCAAAGAAAGCTGCATGAAACACCGGTGCCGGAACCGATTAGTGAAGATAAATTCGGTGTCCCTTCAGAGATGTGCAAGAAAAGGTCACGACTTCCTGGAGAAGCAAGAACAGAA GATCAAAGTAACAGGAGcataaaattcaagaagttCCCGAAGCTAGACGACAATCATCATGAAAACAACTACAATGATAATACCAGTACTGCAACTTTAAAGCACCGCACTAACAGCTGGTGCTCGGAGGATCAGTCCATTGCTCCGCTTGAGCATACTCATGGGGTGACTTCAACTTCAATCCCAAAGTGTGATCGAGTTCAAAACTCAAACGGAAAGACACGAGCCAGTAGGGGTTCAGCAACTGATCCTCAGAGCCTCTATGCTAGG AAAAGAAGAGATAGAATAAATCAGAGATTGAGAATCTTGCAGGGCCTTGTCCCTAGTGGAACCAAG GTTGACATCAGCACAATGCTTGAAGAGGCTGTCCAATATGTAAAATTTTTGCAACTTCAGATTAAG CTTTTGAACTCTGATGATCTATGGATGTATGCTCCAATTGCCTACAATGGAATGGACATCGGGCTCGATCTCAAAATCCCATACCCGGAAACGCAATCCTAA
- the LOC142519931 gene encoding transcription factor bHLH84 isoform X4 → MYSSLIIILLLSQLPGNNLQQRKLHETPVPEPISEDKFGVPSEMCKKRSRLPGEARTEDQSNRSIKFKKFPKLDDNHHENNYNDNTSTATLKHRTNSWCSEDQSIAPLEHTHGVTSTSIPKCDRVQNSNGKTRASRGSATDPQSLYARKRRDRINQRLRILQGLVPSGTKVDISTMLEEAVQYVKFLQLQIKLLNSDDLWMYAPIAYNGMDIGLDLKIPYPETQS, encoded by the exons ATGTATAGCTCTTTGATTATTATCCTCTTGCTCTCTCAATTGCCAG GCAACAACTTGCAGCAAAGAAAGCTGCATGAAACACCGGTGCCGGAACCGATTAGTGAAGATAAATTCGGTGTCCCTTCAGAGATGTGCAAGAAAAGGTCACGACTTCCTGGAGAAGCAAGAACAGAA GATCAAAGTAACAGGAGcataaaattcaagaagttCCCGAAGCTAGACGACAATCATCATGAAAACAACTACAATGATAATACCAGTACTGCAACTTTAAAGCACCGCACTAACAGCTGGTGCTCGGAGGATCAGTCCATTGCTCCGCTTGAGCATACTCATGGGGTGACTTCAACTTCAATCCCAAAGTGTGATCGAGTTCAAAACTCAAACGGAAAGACACGAGCCAGTAGGGGTTCAGCAACTGATCCTCAGAGCCTCTATGCTAGG AAAAGAAGAGATAGAATAAATCAGAGATTGAGAATCTTGCAGGGCCTTGTCCCTAGTGGAACCAAG GTTGACATCAGCACAATGCTTGAAGAGGCTGTCCAATATGTAAAATTTTTGCAACTTCAGATTAAG CTTTTGAACTCTGATGATCTATGGATGTATGCTCCAATTGCCTACAATGGAATGGACATCGGGCTCGATCTCAAAATCCCATACCCGGAAACGCAATCCTAA
- the LOC142519931 gene encoding transcription factor bHLH84 isoform X1: protein MPSSFVSPAPDCKDKSVEVDESAMYSSQENALTHSFSIGNTNYNEDTAIFFPSVSHDNYYSCASQQFFVSNNSLMTMDYSMTETKNNGSRVCFLSNNVMEADGFLDREVSNDSLMSDEKLPGDVLEGNNLQQRKLHETPVPEPISEDKFGVPSEMCKKRSRLPGEARTEDQSNRSIKFKKFPKLDDNHHENNYNDNTSTATLKHRTNSWCSEDQSIAPLEHTHGVTSTSIPKCDRVQNSNGKTRASRGSATDPQSLYARKRRDRINQRLRILQGLVPSGTKVDISTMLEEAVQYVKFLQLQIKLLNSDDLWMYAPIAYNGMDIGLDLKIPYPETQS from the exons ATGCCAAGTAGTTTTGTTTCGCCTGCTCCCGACTGCAAAGACAAATCGGTTGAGGTTGATGAAAGTGCGATGTACTCATCACAAGAAAATGCTCTCACACATTCTTTTTCAATAGGGAATACTAATTATAACGAAGATACTGCTATCTTTTTCCCCTCTGTAAGTCATGACAATTACTACTCCTGTGCCTCTCAACAATTTTTTGTGTCCAACAACAGTTTAATGACCATGGATTATTCTATGACGGAGACTAAGAACAATGGCTCCcgagtttgttttctttctaaTAATGTGATGGAAGCTGACGGCTTCTTAGACCGGGAGGTCAGTAATGACAGTTTGATGTCTGATGAGAAATTACCCGGTGATGTTCTTGAAGGCAACAACTTGCAGCAAAGAAAGCTGCATGAAACACCGGTGCCGGAACCGATTAGTGAAGATAAATTCGGTGTCCCTTCAGAGATGTGCAAGAAAAGGTCACGACTTCCTGGAGAAGCAAGAACAGAA GATCAAAGTAACAGGAGcataaaattcaagaagttCCCGAAGCTAGACGACAATCATCATGAAAACAACTACAATGATAATACCAGTACTGCAACTTTAAAGCACCGCACTAACAGCTGGTGCTCGGAGGATCAGTCCATTGCTCCGCTTGAGCATACTCATGGGGTGACTTCAACTTCAATCCCAAAGTGTGATCGAGTTCAAAACTCAAACGGAAAGACACGAGCCAGTAGGGGTTCAGCAACTGATCCTCAGAGCCTCTATGCTAGG AAAAGAAGAGATAGAATAAATCAGAGATTGAGAATCTTGCAGGGCCTTGTCCCTAGTGGAACCAAG GTTGACATCAGCACAATGCTTGAAGAGGCTGTCCAATATGTAAAATTTTTGCAACTTCAGATTAAG CTTTTGAACTCTGATGATCTATGGATGTATGCTCCAATTGCCTACAATGGAATGGACATCGGGCTCGATCTCAAAATCCCATACCCGGAAACGCAATCCTAA